The Epilithonimonas zeae genome contains the following window.
TTTTATTTTTATTTGAGGCCAAACGTACAATCAAGCGTTGGCCTGAATATTTCGTTGCCTTAATTCTCCTGTTAATCGGCATTTTCTGTGGAAATCAGTTCAATCTTACCGTTGGAGAAGGAATTTATTTAAATTCTCCGTACACAATTGGTTTTATGACAGGATTATTAAGTCTGGTTATCATCTTTTTTGCCATAATTTTTGCCATTCAGGTGCTTTTTAAAGATTGGGATTCGAAATTTGATATTCTCATTTTCTCGTATCCATTTTCAAAACGAACATATCTGCAGGGGAAATTTCTTACTTTTTTTCTGCAGACTTTCTTCAGTTTTATATTTTTAATGATTGGATTTATAATCGGACAAAATCTAAGAACGGGAAGTGAAATTCAGCAACATTTTCAGTTCTGGCATTACTTCTACCCTCTTCTGATTTTCGGCGGAATCAATTGTATCGTAGTCTGCAGCTTTTTATTTTTCATTTCATTTACCACCAAGAAAAAACTACTGGTTGTTGTCGGCGGACTGTTTCTTTACGTTCTTTATATGGTGATCCTCGTTTTTTCCAATTCACCGTTTATGGCAGGAAGTTTACCGCAATCATTACAAACACAGCAATTATCAGCATTGATAGACCCTTTCGGGATTTCATCTTATTTTTTTGAAGCAAGAACGTTATCGGCTCAACAAAAGAATGAATTGATTGTACCATTTACCGGATTTTTATTGATCAACAGAATCGTTTTTGTGATTATTTCAATGTTACTTTTGGTATTGACTTACAGGCTGTTTTCATTCTCTCCACCTTCCCAAAACAAAAATAAAAGCAAAAACAAGGTCGCAAGTATTTCTTTTACTAAAAATTTAAAACCATTTACAACCGCGAGAACTTCTTTTGGATTTATTTCTGATATAAAATCCGTCTTATCATTTGCAAAAATCGATCTCATTTACCTTATTAAAAGCATCACCATTGTAGCCATTTCAATATTACTCTTATTTTTTGTTGGAATGGAAATGTACGCTGAAATAGAAAAGGGAATCCGTCTTCCTCAAAAATATGCGAGTTCAGGATTGATGTCGACTACCATTTCGGAAAATTTCCATCTATTTGGAATGCTGATCGCCATTTATTTTATTAATGATTTGTACTGGAGAAGCCATTCATCGGGGTTTTCACTGATTGAGAAAAGCACTTATTTTTCTAAAAACAAACTCAGCGGACATTTTCTTTCCATCAGTGTCTTATTTTTCTTTCTTACGGCTATTTTGATTTTTGAAGGATTGATATTTCAGTTCATTTACAGCTATTTTCACATCGATTGGAATGCGTATCTGGGAACCGTTCTTTTTAACACTTTTCCATTAATTCTTTTTTCAACTTTTATTTTGCTGATCAATGACAATATTAAAAATCGATTTGTAGCGCTGGGAATTTCTGTGCTTGTGGGTTTTACATTCGCAGGACCTGTCTCGAAAAAAATCATATCCAATCCGTTATTGAGAATATTTTCAGATTACAAAGGCGTTTACAGCGATTTTAACGGATACGGACCTTATGCGTCAGCTTTTGCAGAACGATTGCTGTTCGGACTAAGTTTAATTGCTTGTTTTTGGCTGATTAATAAAAGCTTCAAAACAAAAAAATGGAATGTAAAACAACTCATTCTCACAGTTTTTATATTATCTGTTGGAGTTTTTGCCGGAAATCTTTTTATGAAAGGTTATATTCCTCAAAATGAAGATGAAAAGATGGCACAATCGGCTCAATACGAAAAGAAATTCAAACATTATAAAGATCTTGCACAACCGACCATTACTGATGTGACTACCGAAATACAGCTTTATCCATCTGAAAATTCTTATCAGATCAATGGAACATATAGGTTGTTAAATCAAACCGATCAACCTATTGACAAGATTTTGATTAATTTCGATTCTGATCTCCAAATAGAATCAGCCAATTTCAAAACAGATTCTGAATCAAAAAAAATTGATCAGAAAGTAACTGAAATTGACTTAAAACAATCTTTAAAGCCCGGAGAAAAAGCCACTTTGGATTTTAAAATTTCCTATCAATGGTCGGCAGTTAATGGTCACGATTCTTTCAATTCAATCATAGAAAATGGTTCTTTTATGAGAATCAGCCGATATTTTCCAACTTTCGGATATAAAGCTGATAATGAAATTGAAGATGAAGAAAAACGGGCCGAATTTAAACTCGAAAAGCAATCGGAATTAAAAAAATTAGAAGCTCCAGAAGTATTCAAAAAAGATTTCATTAATCTGAATATGACCGTTTCAACAGAAAAAGACCAGACCGCTGTAGGAACCGGAGATCTGATTCAACATTATAATAAAGATAACAGAAATTATTTTCAATATAAATCGACTGGGATTCCATTTCGATTTGCTGTTTCCTCCGCAAAATATCAGATGAAAAGCTTGATTTATAAAGGAATAACGATCAATATTTTTTATAATAAAAAACATTCGGAAAATGTAGATCATTTACTTAAAAATGCAAAAATTACGTTGGATTATTGTACACAGAATTTTGGAAAATATCCGTTCAAAACCATCAGCTTTGCTGAAGTTTCTTCTTTCACGAAGGGTTTTGCGGCTACCGCTTATCCATCATCTATTTTTATGACAGAAGATATGCTTTTCCACGCCAATATTAAAGCTGATCAAAACCAGGATGTCATCAATGAACTTGCAGGGCACGAACTTTCGCATCTCTGGTGGGGAAACAGCCAGATCGATCCCGATGACAGAGAAGGCGCTGTGATGCTGACTGAAACCTTAGCAATGTACACCGAAATGATGATTTACAAAAAGATGTACGGAAAAGAAAAAATGTTGGAAAGAATAAAAGTTCATCAACAGATTTTTGATAATGAAAAAGGCTTATCTGAAAATCAGCCGCTTTACAAAGTGAGCGGTGAAAATACGCATATTTCGTATTCAAAAGGTGCTGTCATTATGGTGAAATTGAGCGAACTGATTGGTGAAGATAAGGTAAACCAAGCGCTTAAAAGTTTTCTCTTACACAATCAATATCCTAAAAAACCGACTACTTTGGATTTGCTTAAAGAGTTTTATAAGGTAAGTCCTAATGATGAAGTCAGGAAGAAAGTCTATAATTTATTCAGTTCTGAATAATTTTAAAACTTTAATAAATGAAAAAATCCCCGTACTTTTATCAGTGCGGGGATTTTTTCGAGACATATAGATCAGTCTTCCTTGGTCACTTTAACATCTGTAAAGTGTCCTAAAGTTCCGGGACCTATCCATAATCCAATACTTCCACGAACATCTTTACCCTGTTTCAGGTCGTTGACGATCAAGGTAGGCTGAGAAGCACCATTAACATACAACGTTGCAGTATCATCCTTTACTACAATTTTTATTTTGATCCATTCTGCAGGCAATATATCGACGTATGATTCATACTTTTCCGGCGTCTCTTTTCTTAATTTTTCCCAAGGGAATCCTGGAATGGAAATATATTGGCTGGAGTGGTTTCTGCGAATCTGATCATCTGCCCTTCCATTGGTCGGTCGCAAATAAAAAACTTCCATTTTAGAAGCATCCAAAGCTGCCCTGAATGCAATTCCAACAAACCCACGAGCCGTTTCTCCCGCATTAGCAAGCGGCTGCCCAGAAATTGTAGCTTCAATAATACCGTTATGAAAATCTATGTCCTTCAAAATCGCCAATGTGTTGTCTCCAATAGCTTGACCAGGAATTTCTAAGGCTAAAGCGTCTTTACCTTTATAGACCGTTTTCTTGGCAGTTACCTGAAACGGTAGTACATCATATGGAGTTATTGCTTTGTTTTGCGCTTTGGACTGTAAACTAAACATTAAGCTTAACACCAAAATAAATAACAGCTTTTTAGTCATATGGAAGAGGATTTTAAATCTTTGATCCCTCTAAAATAAAAGAAATAAGGTTTCCATTCAAATATATCAGTCCCTAATTTGAAATTATATCCTAAAAACACTATTGAGAGAGTGATATAAAATAGGGAAACTATGTTTTCATTTTCTAATTAAATTTAAAATGAATATATTTCAGTTCATTTTAAATTTAATGGGTTTCGATGTAGAATCTTTTTCTTCCCAACTATTTTATTTAGCTGGAATTTTAATTGCTTTTTTTGCCTGTTTTCTAATATTGGGGAAGTCTCAGAAAGGATTGGCAGATTATCTTCTTTCGGTATGGTTTCTATTAATCGGGATCCATCTGATCTGTTTTTTATTTATATTTTCGAACTCGTACATTAGATTTCCTTATCTTCTTGGATTGGAAATACCTTTGCCATTGGTTCACGGTCCAATGTTATATTTGTATCTCAGTTGTCTTACAGGAAATTATCCCAAAAGAAAAATATGGTTGCTTCATCTGGCGCCTGTGGTGATTGTTTACTTTTCCTTGCTTGACTTTTTTCTGATGTCATCCCACGATAAGATTGAGATCTACCAACATAATGGAGGTTCCTATAAAGTATTGCGCACCATTATAAGCTTAATAATTGCTTTTTCAGGTATTTTTTATGTGATTTTAAGTACATTAATGATAAAAAAATATCAGAGACAGATATCAAATATCTACTCAAATACTGAAAAAATCAACCTGAACTGGGGATTTTACCTCATCATTGGTATATCGACGATCTGGATAGCTGTTATGATAAAAAGTGAGATCCTTATTTTTTCCCTCGTTGTATTATTTGTAGTATTGGCCGCTTATTTTGGAATCAGTAAAGTTGGTATTTTAAATCCGGCTCTACTCGACAAGAAGGACGAAGAAAATTTAAATACTGACAATGAGATTGAGTATCCAAAATACCAGAAAAATTTTGCCGGTGACGAAACGATACAACGCGTTTATAAAAAATTAGTTTCTCTGATGAATGACCAGAAGCTGTATAAAGATCCGGAACTTAATCTGAATCATATTGCAAAACTACTCGATGTCCATCCCAATGTATTGTCTCAAACCATCAACTCTGTCGAAAATAAAAACTTCTACGATTACATCAACCGCTACCGTATCGAAGAATTTAAAAGAATCGTTGTATTACCAGAAAATCAAAAATTTACAATTCTGACATTGGCATTCGAATGCGGATTTAATTCCAAAACCTCATTCAATAGAAATTTTAAGAAATATACGGGCTGTTCACCTCGAGAATTTTTAAAAGATCAGAAGCTTATTTCCTGAGACTATTTCCTACAAAATACCAATTATTTTATATTTAAATTATCAAAAATAGGTATCATCTTTCATTTTGGAACACTTTTATCACCTGTAATTCTGACTTTTACAGAAAATTTAGAAATCCTTATGAAAAAACTACTGTTTGTCCTGATTTGTATTCTTGCGCTTATGATTGGCGCCTATCCTTTGACCTATGCTTTTGTAGATCATAAAAACACTTTCTTGCACACCAAAGCGCCAGAGCTTCTTGCTAATTTAGTTTGGAAAGCTACATTTTTCCTGCATATTATTTTTGCTGGTCTATCATTACTGATTGGATGGACGCAATTCGGCAGCAAATTCCGAAATAAACATTTGAAGCTACATAGAATGTTGGGAAAAATCTACATTATCTCTGCATTGATAGGTTCTCTTTCAGGAATCTATCTGGGATTTTATGCCAATGAAGGTGCTGCCGCAGCATTGGGATTCATATCTCTAGGATTGGTCTGGTTTATATTCACGTTTAATGCCTTTTTGGCAATAAGAAAAAGAAATATAATAGCCCACCAACAGCTTATGATATATAGTTATGCCTGTACTTTTGCTGCAGTTACGCTGAGGTTATGGTATCCACTTTTAGTAAAAATAACCGATGACAATTCCTTTTCATACATTACTGTTGCCTGGCTCTGTTGGATTCCGAATATTTTTGTGGCCTATTTTATTAATAAAAAGAATAAAATTGCAGATGAATCTCTTATTAAGTTCACAAGACAAGACCATTAGTTTTTTAAATTGCTAAAATGGCTCTTCAGCTTGTCCTAAATTGAATTATAACTTCAGGGGAAATTGAAAGGGGAAAAGTGAGATAAATGTATCAAATGAAATAGTAGCAATTACAATCCTTAGACAAATATTTATGTTAGCCAATAAAAAATGGTTATAATTCAGTATTGACAGATATTGTTTAACCATATACTTTTGTTCATCTAATAGATTTTGAAAAATTATGAAAACCCTCATTCTTAAATTGACAATCCTAGTTGCCATACTGATTTTCCATCAGAACCAGGCTTGTTCTGCCTTTTTGCTTACAGGAAAAAATTATAATGTAGTTGGTTTTAATGAAAACTGGAAAACAATGCCTGGAATGATCGTTGTCAATAAACGGGATGTTGTTAAACGAAATATAAGCTGGCAGAATCTTACGACCAATGACACACAAGCCTCAGCAAGCTGGACATCTAAATATGGATCAGTGACATTCAATCTTTTAGGATATGAATTCCCTTGCTATGGCGTTAATGAAAAAGGATTATTCCTGGTTGAACTTTATCTTCAAGAAACCAACAGATTCCGAAATCCTAAACAGGCAGATATGTTTTGGGCACAGTGGATTCAGTATCAGTTGGACAATTACAAATCGGTTAAGGAGGTAATCAAACATCTTAATGACGGTCCTAATATTGATTGGTGGCCTAATGCAGCTGGTTCACACTTCTTTCTGACTGATGCAGCTGGTAATTCTGCAACGATTGCCCTCTTAAATAACAAGTACACTGTTCTAAGCAATAAGGAAATGCCAATGCCACTACTGTGCAATAATCAATATCACACAGATATAGACAAAGCTAAAAAATATGATTTTATGGGCGGAAAAGAAAGGTTTGACCTTAACCAGATAAATTCCTGGGATGATCGTTTCAGTAAGGCTTACTTTATGATGAAAAACTACACATATGATGGTAAACCTGTGGATTATGCGTGGAACATTTTAAATTCTATCCATCCCGGAGAATGGCAAACTGTAATCGATACCAAGTTAATGACCCTATACTTTCGTTCGGATTTGCAGAAGGAAATCAAATCAATTGCATTGAATGATTTAGATTTTTCGAAAAATTCATCGGTTAAATTTTTAGACATTCATACAAAGAAGGTGGGACAGGTAAATAATTCCTTCGAAGTGCTGAGCATTGAAAAAAACAGTGAATATGTTGAGAAAGGTTTTCCCATTGGCTATGACAATAAAGAATTTGCAACATCTAATACCTTTTCCCAATTAAAAGAAAATATTAAAAATTTTTTCAAGACTGTCCTACCTTCTACTGATAAGAAGTAGACGTTTTAAGCTAGGGATTCTATTAAGACTTTTCAGGTTCAAAACATTGAAATAATAGAAAAAAAAAGGTTAGTTTAGATAGCTAAAAAAACTGTTCTAATACTTCCTTGCTTTCCTTCAGATATTGACGAAGCGAGATAAATCCGTTCCGAAGGTAATAAAAACCGTCTGTCAAATGTCTTACTTTTGAAATATGTCAAACCGTATGAAAAAAGACCACCTGATTCTATTACTGTTGGTACTGATTAAATTTTTTCTTCAGTATTCATTAATAAACACTGAATATGAATTGCATAGGGATGAATATTTGCATCTTGATCAGGGCAACCATCTGGCTTGGGGCTTTTTATCTGTACCGCCTGTTAATTCCTGGCTTGCCTGGGTAGTTCAAACGCTTGGAGCTTCTGTGTTCTGGGTAAAATTCTTTCCGGCATTATTCGGCGCACTTACCATAGTGGTTGTATGGAAAATAGTGGAAACTTTGAATGGGGATCTCTTTGCAAAAATATTGGCAGCAACAGGCGTATTGCTTTCCATTCTACTACGTTTGAACATGCTATTCCAACCAACTTCCCTGGAAGTATTGCTGTGGACATTGCTGTACTTTGTTTTGATTCGATATTTTAGATCTGAACAGGCTAAATGGCTATATGTGGCAGCGGTTATTTTTGGAATAGGCTTTTTGAATAAGTATAATATTGTATTTTCAGTCTTGGGCTTGATACCTGCTCTTTTAATAACCCAACATTGGAAGATTTTCCTTAATAAACATCTGTATTTTTCTGCATTATTAGCCTTGATGATAATGTTGCCTAATCTGATCTGGCAGTTTAATCATAATTTCCCTGTAGTTGACCATATGGGTGAGTTAGCAGAAAGGCAATTGGTTCACGTAAGCCGCCTTAATTTTTTGAAGTCACAACTGCTTTTCTTCGTTGGAGTACTGTTTGTTTGGCTGCCCGGTTGCTATGCCCTGTTATTTTATAAACCTTTCAAGGAGATTAGATTTTTGTTCTGGGCTTATGTTTTTACGATAGTTCTGTTTGTAATTTTTAGGGCGAAGGATTATTATGCGATTGGTCTTTACCCTACTTTTATTGCTATTGGTGCAGCATATCTTGGTATTTTGTTTGAGAAGAGCCGGATAAAGTGGATTCTGAAGATTACAAGCTTGAGTATTCCTGTACTGCTGTTTTTACCATTGTACAATTTTGCTTTTCCAAACAAAAACCCAAAGTATATAGTAGAGCATCCTGATCATTACAAGCGTTGGGGATTATTGCGCTGGGAGGATGGGAAGGATCATTCCCTGCCACAGGACTTCGCTGATATGCAGGGCTGGAAGGAATTGACTCAGAAAACTGATCAGGAATATATCAAAGTCTCAAAATATGGGAAGACGTTGGTCCTTTGCGATAATTATGGACAGGCAGGTGCTATCAATTATTATTCAAAGCAGAACATTAAGGCCGTTTCGTTTAATGCCGACTACCTTTACTGGTTTGATCTGAGTGAAAAATATACCAATCTGATCCGCATCAAGGAATATTCTGAGCCTGATGAACTGATTGAAACAGGTCCATATTTTAAAAAAGCTGAATTAGTGGATTCTATTGTAAATCCGTACGCAAGAGAAAGAGGAACAATGATATTTAGTTTTATGGGGGCAAAAATGGATATCAGAGACCGTCTTAAGGCTGAGATTGATGATGCTAGATAAACTTTTTACATTTCACATTAAATTTAATTGTTTTGCTGAATCATAAACGATTTAATGGCTAATACATATCTTTGCTTTTATTATGAACAGCTCAGAAAATCCATTAAACCACAGCTTTAGCGCTGAACTTGTTATTGAGGCCTTAAGTGCTTCTCCTGCTCCCACGGCCATTTATTCAGGTGAAAATATTGTGATACGGTTTGCTAATGAGGGAATGCTTGCGCTTTGGGGCAAAGATGCGTCCGTAATAGGCAAACCATTGATGGAGGCAATTCCCGAATTGGAAGGTCAGCCTTTTTTCGGTTTGTTGCAGGAAGTCTGGCGTACCGGCAATAGTTTTTCAATTTCAGAAGCGCCTGCTAGACTAATTAAGAACGGTAAGGAAACGCTGGATTATTTCGATTATGAGTATAAGGCACTCTTGGATGCTGATAATAAGACCTGGTGTATCTTGAATACTGCATTAAACGTAACAGCTCGCCGTGATTTCCTGCAGCAGATCAAAGAGAAAGAGGAACGGGAAAAAGTTTTTAATGAAGAACTAGCTGCTACATTGGAGGAACTGACTTCTACCAATGAAGAACTCGGCAGTTCTCTGAGTCAGCTAGCACAAAGCAGGGAGTATATCCGTACTATTATTGAACAGGCTCCTGTAGGCATCGCTATGTTGAAAGGACCTAATCATATCATAGAAATTGCTAATCCGAGAATTCTGAACATATGGGGGCGTGAAGAGTCAGAAGTTATAGGTTTTGCACACGAACTGGCACGCCCAGAATTAATCGGCCAGCCTGTGAACCGATGGCTCAGAGAAGTTTACCAGAGTGGAAAACCTCAGGTCAATAAAGAATTTTTGGTTAAACTTCGTCATCAGGAAGGTCTGAGGGAGGCCGTTGTTAATTCTATCTATCAGCCTATTTTTTCTGGTGATGGAAGTATTTCTGGGGTTTTGGTTATACTTGAAGAAATTACAGAACAGGTTTTAGCGCGGAGAAAAAATGAGAATGACCAGCAGATGTTGGCTTTGGCTATTGATGCTGGTGAGCTGGCTACTTTTTATTACCAGCCTACAACCAACCTATTTTCAGGGAATCCACTTCTGAAAAAATGGTTTGGTTTATCTTTAGATGAAAATCTGGATCTGTCTCTCGCATTGTCAGTGATTGTACCGGAAGACCGTGAGCGCGTGGTTGAAGCCATTTCGTCTGCACTTAGCAAAAAATCTGATGGTCATTATTTTATTGAATACCGAATCCAAAACAGTACAGACCAAAAGCCAAGGCTGCTTCAGGCCAATGGCAGGGTTTTTTATGATCAGCAAGGCAATCCTTTGAGCCTCAATGGCACACTGAGGGATATTACAGAACAGAAAAAAGAGGAACAAAGGAAAGACGATTTTATGGGAATGGTAAGTCATGAACTTAAGACACCTATTACGTCACTTAAGATTTATCTTCAGGTTTTACAACGGGAAGCCGCAAGAACAGAAAATATTTCTCAACAAAACATGCTTGAGAAATCTTTAAAGCAGGTTGATAATATGACCGGTATGATTAACGGATTTCTTAATGTTTCAAGGCTGGATTCTGGGCAGTTGCATCTGGAAAAAACATCATTTGATTTTCATTCATTGTTCTCTGAAATTGAGGACGAGTTACAGTCAACCATAACAACACATCATTTCGATTTTAAGGCATCCGAACCCATTTTGGTATGTGCAGACCGAGAAAAGATATCGCAGGTTCTTCATAACCTGATTGGCAATGCAATAAAATATTCTCCTAATGAAAGTGTAATCACTATAGCCTATGAGCCTACTGGGAATGACAGTTTAAAAGTCAGTGTAGAGGATCAGGGCAAAGGTATCTCTGAAGATGATCAACACCGGATCTTTGAACGCTATTACAGAATTAAGGACAGCAACAGTGGTTCAATAGCAGGTTTTGGGATTGGACTTTATCTTTGTAAAGAAATTGTTGAACTTCACAATGGCAGCGTAGAAGTCCAAAGTAAACTAGGAAGTGGCACTGTGTTTAACTTCTATTTACCTCTTGGAGAAAAAAATTGATTAAACTATTTCTGAAAGGCAAAGTATTTGGTAATTGGTTTCTTGGAAGGTGTCGAGATTTTTCAATATTACACTAAAATAATCATAATAATCAATGGCCAACAACCGCAAATAGAAAAAAGACACACTAAATTGTAACCGTGATGTAAATAATGGTTCGATTTGTCCAATTTGCAAAACGAATAAAAACATTACCTATATTTTATGGATTAGCAACAGCTGCAAACTGAAAGATTAGAATTTTAGTCTGTAATCCAATTAGTTTTTAAGAATCATCAAACTCCTCTTATGATTTTGGAAACCATAATGTTCATAAAGTTTTTTAGCTTTCTCATTATGATTTTCTATTTCCAATAAGACAATTTTGAAATTATTTTCAACAGAAAAATCCTTCACAAATTCCAGAGCCTTTTTTCCCAATGATTTCCCTTGAAATTCCGGTTTTACAAATAATTCATCCAAGAACAGAATCTCGCCACCAAATTCAAAACTGAAATATTTAGCCAAAATAATGTAACCTACAATTTCCTCTTCAAAAATAATTTTAAAACAATCTCCGTAATTGTCATTATTGATGAATTTTACAAAATTATCAGTCGTTAATTTTTCATCAAAAGGATATAAATCAATCGCATAAAAATCCTTCATCATTTCGCATAATTCAGGAATATCAGAGATGTTTGCTTTTAAAAATTCGTGATTCATTTTTTCTTTTTATTTTCTCTCCAGAGCCAAGGCGCAACTGGAACATTATCTTTCCAGAGTCCTACTCTATTTTTTCGAGCTTCGTTTTCCAGTTTTGCATAAGAAGAATCTTTGGAATATTTTTTATAATGCCAAGCCATTCCTTGTTTTAGCATTTGCTTATTCACATTTTGATTTTTATCATTGATGACAACTGCAATTAATCGTTTATATCGGTCGTATTTTTCTGCTTGAACTATGACAATTTTTCCGAAACAAAGATTGGATAAAGTTTGTTTCGCCTGATTTCCAAAGGGCTGCGTTCCTCTTTTCTCCGGCGAATCTATGTGTGCGAGACGAATTTTAATGGGATTTTTCTTGTAAAGAACTTCCATTGTATCACCATCAGAAATCCCAATGACTTTCGCAGAAAATGTTTTATGACTAAGATTTTCCTTAAATTGACTTTGCCCAAAACAGAGAATCGAGATAAAGATTAATACTAAAAATCTATTCAAAATAATTAAATCTCAAATTTCTTTTTAGCCAATTCTTTTCTTACACGGCTCAAACTTTCCGGAGTAATTCCAAGGTAAGAAGCTACCATCCATTGTGGCGCACGAAGCATCAGATTCGGGTATTTTTTCAGGAAATCCAGATAACGTTCTTCCGCAGTTGTGCTAATCAAAGCATTTACTCTATTCTGAAGATTCTTGATATGGTTAAACATCAATCGTTGATTTTTTTCGGCAACATCAGGATAGATTTTTGAAAGATTCTCAAAGAAACCTTCTCTTGTCACCACAATCGTACTTTCCTCGATGGCTTCTATGTAGAATCTCGATTTTTCGTTAAGCAACTGACTGGTTGTATCAGAAATAATCCAGTTTTCCGGCGCAAATTGTATCACGTGTTCTTTCCCAGCTTTATCAATAGAATACATTCTCAATAAGCCTTTTTCCACAAAAAATGTACAGTCAGAAATCTCGCCTTCTCTCAGGATGATTTCGTTTTTTTTAACTTCTTTGATTTCATAAAAAGATGAACATAGTTCTAAGCTTCCAATCGGAACACCTAGTATTTTAGAAAGATGATTGCGGAAATTCTGATATTCCATTTGTGTTGATTGTATTTAATGAGCAAGGATGATTAATTAACTGTATGCAAATCGATATTTTGGTGAGATGCGTTGTACGTTGATTTTCCATTTTCCAGAACGATAAGCTGTGGACTCTGGTGAACAATATCAAAACGGGATTCAATTTCGTTTGATAAGTTTCTGTGAGCTAACAAATCCAAAAAATAATACGAGTAATCTTTATCCGAATTCTGCATTTGCTTTTCGAAGTTTTTCAACACAGTTTTACTGATGAAACAACGTGTAGAATGTTTGAAAATCAAGACTTTTTGCTGAGAAGATTTCTCAACAGCAGAATCCAAATCTTTTTCAGATTCAATTTTTCTCCAAAGACTTTTGGTCTGATCCTGCTCTTCTTTTTTACCAAATATTTGATCTAAAAATCCCATAAAATCGATTTGAGTAAAATTATGATTTTATATCGAAATAGAAAAAAAATTTTGACTAATGGTGATGATGAAACAAATGTCCGCCTAAAGCCAAAACAATTCCGCAAATGACCAGAATAATCTTTTGCCAGTCCATCTTGTGATTCTTGTTACTTTCAAAAATAATTACGGACGAAATATGAAGGAAAATTCCGCCAACTACAGCCAAGAAATAGACTTTCAAATTCTCGTCAAAGTACTTCCCTAAAAGCATTCCCAGAGGTGAAGCCAAAGCAAAAACGAGGACAATCAGCCAGAATTTGGTAGAGAAATTTTTGCTGTGAGCCAAGAAACTTCCCAAGACAAATGAAATCGGGATATTATGAAACAAAATCCCTAATAAGTAAGGAGAAAACGTCTCTTTCTCGTGTGATAAAGGAATTCCTTCTATAA
Protein-coding sequences here:
- a CDS encoding glycosyltransferase family 39 protein translates to MKKDHLILLLLVLIKFFLQYSLINTEYELHRDEYLHLDQGNHLAWGFLSVPPVNSWLAWVVQTLGASVFWVKFFPALFGALTIVVVWKIVETLNGDLFAKILAATGVLLSILLRLNMLFQPTSLEVLLWTLLYFVLIRYFRSEQAKWLYVAAVIFGIGFLNKYNIVFSVLGLIPALLITQHWKIFLNKHLYFSALLALMIMLPNLIWQFNHNFPVVDHMGELAERQLVHVSRLNFLKSQLLFFVGVLFVWLPGCYALLFYKPFKEIRFLFWAYVFTIVLFVIFRAKDYYAIGLYPTFIAIGAAYLGILFEKSRIKWILKITSLSIPVLLFLPLYNFAFPNKNPKYIVEHPDHYKRWGLLRWEDGKDHSLPQDFADMQGWKELTQKTDQEYIKVSKYGKTLVLCDNYGQAGAINYYSKQNIKAVSFNADYLYWFDLSEKYTNLIRIKEYSEPDELIETGPYFKKAELVDSIVNPYARERGTMIFSFMGAKMDIRDRLKAEIDDAR
- a CDS encoding PAS domain-containing sensor histidine kinase; its protein translation is MNSSENPLNHSFSAELVIEALSASPAPTAIYSGENIVIRFANEGMLALWGKDASVIGKPLMEAIPELEGQPFFGLLQEVWRTGNSFSISEAPARLIKNGKETLDYFDYEYKALLDADNKTWCILNTALNVTARRDFLQQIKEKEEREKVFNEELAATLEELTSTNEELGSSLSQLAQSREYIRTIIEQAPVGIAMLKGPNHIIEIANPRILNIWGREESEVIGFAHELARPELIGQPVNRWLREVYQSGKPQVNKEFLVKLRHQEGLREAVVNSIYQPIFSGDGSISGVLVILEEITEQVLARRKNENDQQMLALAIDAGELATFYYQPTTNLFSGNPLLKKWFGLSLDENLDLSLALSVIVPEDRERVVEAISSALSKKSDGHYFIEYRIQNSTDQKPRLLQANGRVFYDQQGNPLSLNGTLRDITEQKKEEQRKDDFMGMVSHELKTPITSLKIYLQVLQREAARTENISQQNMLEKSLKQVDNMTGMINGFLNVSRLDSGQLHLEKTSFDFHSLFSEIEDELQSTITTHHFDFKASEPILVCADREKISQVLHNLIGNAIKYSPNESVITIAYEPTGNDSLKVSVEDQGKGISEDDQHRIFERYYRIKDSNSGSIAGFGIGLYLCKEIVELHNGSVEVQSKLGSGTVFNFYLPLGEKN
- a CDS encoding GNAT family N-acetyltransferase, which encodes MNHEFLKANISDIPELCEMMKDFYAIDLYPFDEKLTTDNFVKFINNDNYGDCFKIIFEEEIVGYIILAKYFSFEFGGEILFLDELFVKPEFQGKSLGKKALEFVKDFSVENNFKIVLLEIENHNEKAKKLYEHYGFQNHKRSLMILKN
- a CDS encoding thermonuclease family protein; amino-acid sequence: MNRFLVLIFISILCFGQSQFKENLSHKTFSAKVIGISDGDTMEVLYKKNPIKIRLAHIDSPEKRGTQPFGNQAKQTLSNLCFGKIVIVQAEKYDRYKRLIAVVINDKNQNVNKQMLKQGMAWHYKKYSKDSSYAKLENEARKNRVGLWKDNVPVAPWLWRENKKKK
- a CDS encoding Crp/Fnr family transcriptional regulator; this encodes MEYQNFRNHLSKILGVPIGSLELCSSFYEIKEVKKNEIILREGEISDCTFFVEKGLLRMYSIDKAGKEHVIQFAPENWIISDTTSQLLNEKSRFYIEAIEESTIVVTREGFFENLSKIYPDVAEKNQRLMFNHIKNLQNRVNALISTTAEERYLDFLKKYPNLMLRAPQWMVASYLGITPESLSRVRKELAKKKFEI
- the ytxJ gene encoding bacillithiol system redox-active protein YtxJ, producing MGFLDQIFGKKEEQDQTKSLWRKIESEKDLDSAVEKSSQQKVLIFKHSTRCFISKTVLKNFEKQMQNSDKDYSYYFLDLLAHRNLSNEIESRFDIVHQSPQLIVLENGKSTYNASHQNIDLHTVN